TTATTACATTTAGGCTGAATTTTGTGGAACTTTTCCGCAATAGCCTTCAAAATAGTAATAGAAGCTCATAGTGGGCCATGAAAATTACTAATGATGTTTGTAATGATGAAAATTTTTTAGGAGGTGAAAGTATGAGCTTAAAAATCGAAACAAAACGCTGCAAAGGCTGCGGCATCTGCGTAACCTTTTGCCCCAAA
This region of Pelorhabdus rhamnosifermentans genomic DNA includes:
- a CDS encoding 4Fe-4S binding protein; the encoded protein is MSLKIETKRCKGCGICVTFCPK